A segment of the Caldisericia bacterium genome:
GTTTGTATAGATGAGGAGGTGAATGAAAATGAACAAGTTTATTAATTTCCTAAAGAGAAACAAACTCTTTCTTGTGCTTCTTATAGTGATTTTAGGGATAGGTGTGGTTGGAGGATACTTTACTCTATTTAGAATGGGTGGCTTCTCTTATCTAACAGGAAATATGCCACTACTAACAGAGGTCAGAGAAAAGGGTGAAGGATTCTCTGGATTAGAGGAAGAGAAACCCCAAGATTTAAATTTAACTTTAGTAGGCGAGAATTCATACCAAGAAGAAAATTTTGGCTTGAAGGTTGTAAAAAATGGTGCAGTGGAACTTGTTGTTGAAAAGGGGAAATTTATGGAGATCTGGAACAAAATAACATTCACAGCTAAAAGTTTCTCTGGCTTTGTATCTAATTCAAACTTCTACAAACAGAATAACCGCTATTTTGGAAACATAGTAGTTTTAGTGCCATCAAAGGAATTTGACGACTTTATAAACAAAATCTCAGAATTTGGAGAAGTGGAAAATATCTCTGTAAACTCTAAGGATCTATCAGGAGAGTATGTGGATCTCTCCTCAAGGCTCAAGGTTCTTGAATCGCAGAGAGATTTACTCCTCTCGTGGCTAAGTGATGCAAAAGATATAAAGGATATGCTATCCCTAAGAAGCGAACTTGATAAAATTGAGACAGAGATAGAAAAGATTAAGGGAAGAATGAATTATATCTCCTTCCATACCGATTTTTCTCAAATCACTATTAGCATTAGAGAGAAAGGTGAAAAACCTGCCGAAACTCCCCCAATCATTAGAAGAATA
Coding sequences within it:
- a CDS encoding DUF4349 domain-containing protein — translated: MNKFINFLKRNKLFLVLLIVILGIGVVGGYFTLFRMGGFSYLTGNMPLLTEVREKGEGFSGLEEEKPQDLNLTLVGENSYQEENFGLKVVKNGAVELVVEKGKFMEIWNKITFTAKSFSGFVSNSNFYKQNNRYFGNIVVLVPSKEFDDFINKISEFGEVENISVNSKDLSGEYVDLSSRLKVLESQRDLLLSWLSDAKDIKDMLSLRSELDKIETEIEKIKGRMNYISFHTDFSQITISIREKGEKPAETPPIIRRILDALNRALNGFVASIFVIIIVLAWLTPWLILIYIIYLIYRRRKQVSKETNNK